Proteins encoded together in one Impatiens glandulifera chromosome 1, dImpGla2.1, whole genome shotgun sequence window:
- the LOC124922166 gene encoding protein-tyrosine sulfotransferase-like isoform X2, with protein sequence MDHVRLLVVFLFLGHAFIMINAYQGKDVYENCRSTVKKWAAASADFEEKENKHILHDLLFFLHIPRTGGRTYFHCFLRNLYPTSAKCPLSYDKLRFDPRKTDCRLLVTHNDYSMMSKLPQQRTSVVTILRNPIDRIFSTYEFSVEVAARYLDHPNLTSATRMDGRIRKSKSVNTLDIWPWKYLVPWMRADLFSRRDAREQSLPPYSRGSDPYNMEDIVIPLHEYINDPIARDIIHNGATFQIAGVTNNSYLDESHKVRQCVLRHETLGKYVLEVAKNRLKNMLYVGITEDHKESATMFANVVGAQVIFQSLTSNRSDPANYNKSDTSHLVVGQNTSINPVNNSEATYENMSVEKLIGSYESCSSNLRKTQSGRRSSSFKRLSPANFTKEARLGVPDSIIQEIKSLNKLDMELYEYARNIFSDQHKKFEQLVVAEERKKSTWVYYPYDGKNILWLCASIVVVMFLFVSARRRRMLLKLKI encoded by the exons ATGGATCACGTTCGGCTGCTTGTGGTGTTTCTGTTTCTTGGACATG CTTTTATAATGATCAATGCTTATCAAGGCAAAGATGTTTATGAAAATTGCCGAAGCACTGTGAAGAAGTGGGCAGCTGCTTCTGCTGATTTCgaagagaaagaaaacaaaCATATTTTGCATGATCTACTATTTTTCCTTCACATACCTAGAACAGGGGGAAGGACATACTTCCATTG TTTCTTGAGAAATTTGTATCCTACCTCTGCGAAGTGTCCTCTTTCTTATGATAAGTTGCGTTTTGACCCAAG AAAAACAGATTGCAGGTTGCTTGTTACTCACAATGACTACAGCATGATGTCCAAACTCCCCCAGCAAAGAACTTCAGTAGTCACAATACTTAGGAATCCAATTGATCGTATCTTTAGCACTTATGAGTTTTCTGTAGAGGTAGCTGCTAGATATTTGGATCACCCTAACCTAACATCTGCTACAAGAATGGATGGACGTATAAGAAAGAGTAAGTCAGTCAATACATTGGATATTTGGCCATGGAAGTACTTGGTTCCCTGGATGAGAGCGGACCTATTTTCTCGG CGAGATGCTAGGGAGCAAAGTTTACCACCATACTCTAGAGGAAGTGATCCTTACAATATGGAAGACATTGTAATACCGCTGCATGAATATATTAATGATCCTATTGCTCGGGACATCATCCACAATGGAGCTACCTTCCAG ATTGCAGGAGTGACAAACAATTCGTATCTGGATGAATCGCATAAAGTGCGACAATGTGTTTTGAGACATGAAACTCTTGGCAAATATGTGCTTGAAGTTGCAAAG aATAGATTGAAGAATATGTTGTATGTTGGGATTACTGAAGACCACAAAGAGTCTGCAACAATGTTTGCAAATGTGGTTGGTGCACAAGTGATATTTCAGTCATTGACATCTAATCGTTCAGATCCTGCAAATTACAATAAATCAG ATACTAGCCATCTTGTTGTTGGACAGAACACCAGTATCAACCCTGTTAATAATAGTGAGGCAACCTATGAAAAT ATGAGTGTTGAAAAACTTATTGGATCTTATGAGTCATGTAGTTCTAACTTACGAAAAACTCAATCAGGACGACGAAGTTCTTCTTTTAAGAGACTCTCTCCCGCAAACTTTACCAAGGAG GCACGACTTGGGGTTCCTGATTCAATTATCCAGGAGATTAAATCACTTAACAAGCTAGATATGGAGCTTTACGAGTATGCTCGCAACATATTCTCAGACCAACACAAAAAATTTGAGCAGTTAGTTGTGGCT GAGGAGAGGAAAAAGAGCACGTGGGTTTATTATCCTTACGATGGGAAGAACATACTGTGGTTATGTGCGTCTATTGTCGTGGTGATGTTTTTATTTGTAAGcgcgagaagaagaagaatgctGCTGAAACTAAAAATATGA
- the LOC124922166 gene encoding protein-tyrosine sulfotransferase-like isoform X1 — MDHVRLLVVFLFLGHAFIMINAYQGKDVYENCRSTVKKWAAASADFEEKENKHILHDLLFFLHIPRTGGRTYFHCFLRNLYPTSAKCPLSYDKLRFDPRKTDCRLLVTHNDYSMMSKLPQQRTSVVTILRNPIDRIFSTYEFSVEVAARYLDHPNLTSATRMDGRIRKSKSVNTLDIWPWKYLVPWMRADLFSRRDAREQSLPPYSRGSDPYNMEDIVIPLHEYINDPIARDIIHNGATFQIAGVTNNSYLDESHKVRQCVLRHETLGKYVLEVAKNRLKNMLYVGITEDHKESATMFANVVGAQVIFQSLTSNRSDPANYNKSDSVSDTSHLVVGQNTSINPVNNSEATYENMSVEKLIGSYESCSSNLRKTQSGRRSSSFKRLSPANFTKEARLGVPDSIIQEIKSLNKLDMELYEYARNIFSDQHKKFEQLVVAEERKKSTWVYYPYDGKNILWLCASIVVVMFLFVSARRRRMLLKLKI, encoded by the exons ATGGATCACGTTCGGCTGCTTGTGGTGTTTCTGTTTCTTGGACATG CTTTTATAATGATCAATGCTTATCAAGGCAAAGATGTTTATGAAAATTGCCGAAGCACTGTGAAGAAGTGGGCAGCTGCTTCTGCTGATTTCgaagagaaagaaaacaaaCATATTTTGCATGATCTACTATTTTTCCTTCACATACCTAGAACAGGGGGAAGGACATACTTCCATTG TTTCTTGAGAAATTTGTATCCTACCTCTGCGAAGTGTCCTCTTTCTTATGATAAGTTGCGTTTTGACCCAAG AAAAACAGATTGCAGGTTGCTTGTTACTCACAATGACTACAGCATGATGTCCAAACTCCCCCAGCAAAGAACTTCAGTAGTCACAATACTTAGGAATCCAATTGATCGTATCTTTAGCACTTATGAGTTTTCTGTAGAGGTAGCTGCTAGATATTTGGATCACCCTAACCTAACATCTGCTACAAGAATGGATGGACGTATAAGAAAGAGTAAGTCAGTCAATACATTGGATATTTGGCCATGGAAGTACTTGGTTCCCTGGATGAGAGCGGACCTATTTTCTCGG CGAGATGCTAGGGAGCAAAGTTTACCACCATACTCTAGAGGAAGTGATCCTTACAATATGGAAGACATTGTAATACCGCTGCATGAATATATTAATGATCCTATTGCTCGGGACATCATCCACAATGGAGCTACCTTCCAG ATTGCAGGAGTGACAAACAATTCGTATCTGGATGAATCGCATAAAGTGCGACAATGTGTTTTGAGACATGAAACTCTTGGCAAATATGTGCTTGAAGTTGCAAAG aATAGATTGAAGAATATGTTGTATGTTGGGATTACTGAAGACCACAAAGAGTCTGCAACAATGTTTGCAAATGTGGTTGGTGCACAAGTGATATTTCAGTCATTGACATCTAATCGTTCAGATCCTGCAAATTACAATAAATCAG ATTCTGTCTCAGATACTAGCCATCTTGTTGTTGGACAGAACACCAGTATCAACCCTGTTAATAATAGTGAGGCAACCTATGAAAAT ATGAGTGTTGAAAAACTTATTGGATCTTATGAGTCATGTAGTTCTAACTTACGAAAAACTCAATCAGGACGACGAAGTTCTTCTTTTAAGAGACTCTCTCCCGCAAACTTTACCAAGGAG GCACGACTTGGGGTTCCTGATTCAATTATCCAGGAGATTAAATCACTTAACAAGCTAGATATGGAGCTTTACGAGTATGCTCGCAACATATTCTCAGACCAACACAAAAAATTTGAGCAGTTAGTTGTGGCT GAGGAGAGGAAAAAGAGCACGTGGGTTTATTATCCTTACGATGGGAAGAACATACTGTGGTTATGTGCGTCTATTGTCGTGGTGATGTTTTTATTTGTAAGcgcgagaagaagaagaatgctGCTGAAACTAAAAATATGA
- the LOC124920841 gene encoding GATA transcription factor 3-like encodes MMATTARVEVTKKIIELVDFPVESIGEESINWNQEWSGRFSEAKRLYSEFTTTFNEPLLQYHPIPQAHLPDTTGVNGGSTPEPLKEQINLVEKSEECKQSSDQKTNDEYDCMNELKPSTTDNVIKKRKIRKLSDIYRDCDDIAAAAADNNELGRANRTCKAAENNNNNNNNKLRKKKHSKYIKKKLGKKCSYCESTRTPQWREGPAGPNSLCNACGLRLKKWNCLDPTLNQIN; translated from the exons ATGATGGCGACCACCGCTAGAGTTGAGGTGACTAAGAAAATCATTGAATTGGTGGATTTTCCGGTGGAATCCATCGGAGAAGAAAGCATAAACTGGAATCAAGAATGGTCGGGAAGGTTTTCCGAAGCTAAAAGACTATATTCGGAATTCACCACCACTTTCAACGAACCTCTTCTCCAATATCATCCAATTCCTCAGGCCCATCTTCCCGATACCACCGGCGTCAATGGCGGATCTACTCCTGAACCTTTG AAAGAACAAATTAATCTGGTTGAGAAATCAGAGGAATGCAAACAAAGTTCTGATCAGAAGACAAATGATGAATATGATTGCATGAATGAATTGAAGCCTTCAACAACTGACAACGTTATAAAAAAGAGGAAAATAAGGAAGTTGTCTGACATTTACAGAGATTGCGACGACATCGCGGCCGCAGCCGCCGACAACAACGAATTAGGTCGTGCTAATCGTACATGCAAAGCAGctgagaataataataataataataataataaattaaggaaAAAGAAGCATAGTAAATACATTAAGAAGAAGTTGGGGAAGAAATGCAGTTATTGTGAATCAACAAGAACTCCACAATGGAGAGAAGGTCCTGCTGGCCCTAATTCACTTTGCAATGCTTGTGGCCTCAGATTGAAGAAGTGGAACTGTCTTGATCCAACCCTTAATCAAATCAATTag
- the LOC124920849 gene encoding uncharacterized protein LOC124920849: MENLLKAKGLWGLIERGVEEPKEGTTLNQTQQTQLDELRMKDCKTKYGSNEKVKKSMLNTLRRDFELLEMKNTESIKEYFSRVTAMANKIRSNGEVTPDSKLQSSLAVHEQKFKKMNVEEDHALKVEETKYGSGGGRMGSRGRGRGRGRSLDKATVECYKCHKLGHFRFECPSWDKANYAEAEEEEEMLLMTLTELESSEGNME, translated from the exons ATGGAGAATTTGTTGAAGGCGAAGGGATTGTGGGGGCTAATCGAACGAGGGGTTGAGGAGCCGAAAGAAGGGACAACGCTCAACCAGACGCAACAAACGCAACTCGACGAACTAAGAATGAAGGATTGTAAG ACAAAGTACGGGAGTAATGAGAAGGTCAAGAAATCGATGTTGAATACCCTGCGGAGGGACTTTGAGCTTctagaaatgaagaacactgaGTCGATTAAAGAATACTTTTCTAGGGTGACGGCCATGGCAAACAAAATAAGAAGCAATGGGGAGGTTACTCCAGACTCCAAG CTGCAAAGCTCACTGGCTGTACATGAAcaaaaattcaagaaaatgaaTGTGGAAGAAGATCATGCTTTGAAGGTTGAAGAAACTAAATATGGTAGTGGAGGAGGTCGTATGGGGTCAAGAGGAAGAGGTCGAGGTAGAGGCAGAAGTTTGGATAAAGCCACTGTTGAATGCTATAAATGTCACAAATTAGGGCACTTTCGTTTCGAATGTCCAAGTTGGGACAAGGCAAACTATGCAGAGgcagaagaggaagaagaaatgtTGTTGATGACACTTACTGAATTAGAAAGCTCTGAAGGGAATATGGAATGA